From one Plantibacter flavus genomic stretch:
- a CDS encoding ABC transporter substrate-binding protein produces the protein MSFIRTRRTALPLAVLAVAGVALTACSGGSGSSGGGDDDKTVTIYGTIADTEAKLLEESWADFEKESGITIKYESSKEFESQIGIRAQGGNPPDLAIFPQPGLLADLAKRDYLKPAPDSVKANIEKYWSKDWAAYGTVNDTVYGAPLMASVKGLVWYQPAKFKEWGVEVPKTWDELLTLTKTIQEKTGSAPWCAGFGSGDASGWPGTDWIEDLVLRQQGPDVYDDWVANKVKFTDPKIKEAFDSVGEILKNPEYVNASFGDVSSINSTEFGDVAPALASGACALHHQASFFSGFLEDAGATVAPDGDVWAFVTPGIKEGETAVTGGGEIVGAFSDDESTVKVQEYLSSPEWANKRVKLGGVISANNGLDPANASTPILSQAIEILQDEKTTFRFDASDLMPGAVGAGTFWKGLVNWINGDETDQVLKDIEAGWPSSE, from the coding sequence ATGAGTTTCATTCGGACCCGCCGGACGGCCCTGCCGCTGGCCGTCCTGGCCGTCGCGGGCGTCGCGCTCACCGCTTGTTCAGGCGGATCGGGCAGCAGCGGCGGTGGCGACGACGACAAGACCGTCACCATCTACGGGACGATCGCCGACACCGAGGCGAAGCTGCTCGAGGAGAGCTGGGCCGACTTCGAGAAGGAGAGCGGCATCACGATCAAGTACGAGTCCTCCAAGGAGTTCGAGTCGCAGATCGGCATCCGCGCCCAGGGTGGTAACCCGCCCGACCTGGCGATCTTCCCGCAGCCCGGCCTCCTGGCCGACCTCGCCAAGCGCGACTACCTGAAGCCCGCGCCCGACAGCGTCAAGGCGAACATCGAGAAGTACTGGTCGAAGGACTGGGCCGCCTACGGCACCGTCAACGACACCGTCTACGGCGCTCCGCTCATGGCGAGCGTCAAGGGCCTCGTCTGGTACCAGCCGGCCAAGTTCAAGGAGTGGGGCGTCGAGGTCCCGAAGACCTGGGACGAGCTGCTCACGCTGACCAAGACCATCCAGGAGAAGACGGGTTCCGCACCGTGGTGCGCCGGCTTCGGCTCCGGCGACGCCTCGGGCTGGCCCGGCACCGACTGGATCGAAGACCTCGTCCTGCGCCAGCAGGGCCCGGACGTCTACGACGACTGGGTGGCCAACAAGGTCAAGTTCACCGACCCGAAGATCAAGGAAGCGTTCGACTCGGTCGGCGAGATCCTCAAGAACCCGGAGTACGTGAACGCGAGCTTCGGCGACGTGTCCTCGATCAACTCGACCGAGTTCGGTGACGTCGCTCCGGCGCTCGCCTCCGGCGCCTGCGCCCTCCACCACCAGGCATCGTTCTTCTCCGGCTTCCTCGAGGACGCCGGCGCGACCGTCGCCCCCGACGGTGACGTGTGGGCCTTCGTGACCCCCGGCATCAAGGAGGGCGAGACCGCTGTCACCGGTGGTGGCGAGATCGTCGGCGCGTTCAGCGACGATGAGAGCACCGTCAAGGTCCAGGAGTACCTCTCGAGCCCTGAGTGGGCGAACAAGCGGGTCAAGCTCGGCGGCGTCATCTCCGCCAACAACGGCCTCGACCCGGCGAACGCCTCGACCCCGATCCTCAGCCAGGCGATCGAGATCCTGCAGGACGAGAAGACCACGTTCCGCTTCGACGCCTCCGACCTGATGCCCGGTGCCGTCGGCGCCGGAACCTTCTGGAAGGGCCTCGTGAACTGGATCAACGGCGACGAGACCGACCAGGTCCTCAAGGACATCGAAGCCGGCTGGCCCTCCAGCGAGTAA
- a CDS encoding LacI family DNA-binding transcriptional regulator: MSGAISDVAALAGVSKATASRALTGRGYVSAETRERVVQAAATIGYVASPIAASLSTGRTLAIGVLTSFLNRWYFGEVLEGAEGALRARGYDLTLHHLPPDSPERDRIFDAYLTNKRFDGMISIGIEASQDEIARLLANPRPLVSIGGNIRGGHSINIDDQALGREATEHLITLGHTRIAHITGHDAELQTDTVHGRRLAGYLAAMEDAGLTSAVHVLPAVHSLPGGYEAAAQLLRDARIRPTAVFASTDEVAIGIIIAARRLGITVPAELSVIGIDGHSYAEMFALTTFEQEPRAQGRHAVEILLQDLEDEQRAQAPDSADPGTTVSEVRWPTRLVIRQTTTRPEPAD; encoded by the coding sequence ATGAGTGGTGCCATCAGCGATGTCGCGGCCCTCGCCGGCGTCTCGAAAGCGACGGCCTCGCGAGCGCTCACCGGGCGCGGATACGTGTCGGCCGAGACCCGGGAACGGGTCGTGCAGGCCGCAGCCACGATCGGGTACGTCGCCTCGCCCATCGCCGCGAGTCTGTCCACCGGACGCACGCTGGCCATCGGCGTCCTCACCTCGTTCCTCAACCGCTGGTACTTCGGGGAGGTCCTGGAAGGCGCCGAGGGCGCCCTCCGTGCGCGGGGCTACGACCTGACGCTCCACCATCTGCCGCCCGACTCCCCGGAGCGCGATCGCATCTTCGACGCCTACCTGACGAACAAGCGCTTCGACGGCATGATCTCGATCGGGATCGAGGCCTCGCAGGACGAGATCGCGCGACTGCTCGCCAATCCCCGTCCACTGGTGTCGATCGGCGGCAACATCCGTGGCGGTCACTCCATCAACATCGACGACCAGGCACTCGGCCGTGAGGCGACGGAACATCTCATCACCCTCGGGCACACGCGCATCGCCCACATCACCGGGCACGACGCGGAACTGCAGACGGACACCGTGCACGGGAGGCGCCTGGCCGGCTACCTCGCGGCGATGGAGGATGCCGGACTCACCTCAGCCGTGCACGTCCTGCCCGCCGTCCATTCGTTACCGGGCGGGTACGAGGCCGCGGCGCAGTTGCTGCGGGACGCGAGGATCCGGCCGACGGCGGTGTTCGCCTCGACGGACGAGGTGGCGATCGGCATCATCATCGCGGCACGTCGCCTCGGGATCACCGTTCCGGCGGAGCTGTCGGTCATCGGGATCGACGGGCACTCCTACGCGGAGATGTTCGCGCTCACCACCTTCGAGCAGGAGCCCCGCGCGCAGGGACGGCATGCCGTCGAGATCCTCCTCCAGGACCTGGAGGACGAGCAGCGCGCGCAGGCTCCGGACTCCGCGGACCCGGGCACAACGGTCTCCGAGGTGCGCTGGCCGACCCGCCTGGTGATCCGACAGACCACGACGCGCCCCGAGCCCGCGGACTAG
- a CDS encoding MFS transporter: protein MSAETSAHTSSVPTPAASSHGHAAGHSAGLGGILHQPKAVWAVAFASVIAFMGIGLVDPILPAIAEDLQATPTQAEMLFTSYLLVTGVAMLFTSWLSSRIGAKRTLLIGLALVVLFALLAGLSDSVGAVIGFRAGWGLGNALFISTALATIVGAAAGGRANAIILYEAALGLGIAIGPLLGGLLGGIGWKWPFFGTATLMAVGFIAIVTLLKTEGPKPAPLKLSAPFRALAIPSLGILAAAALFYNIGFFTLLAYSPFPLGLDAMGLGFTFFGWGVALAITSVFVAPLLTARMRRTSVIKLVLPLLALDLVAAGLLVQSTVGLIVCIVVGGLLLGVMNTVLTEAVMEATDLPSNVASSAYSSVRFLGGAIAPPAAAEIAKLISPAAPYYVAAGSLIVAVLIVVLGRKHLARVDGPVESELDEAIAITAADAS, encoded by the coding sequence ATGAGCGCCGAAACCAGCGCACACACGTCCTCCGTGCCCACCCCCGCAGCGTCGAGCCACGGCCACGCCGCAGGCCACAGTGCCGGCCTCGGCGGCATCCTGCACCAGCCGAAGGCCGTCTGGGCGGTCGCTTTCGCGAGCGTCATCGCCTTCATGGGCATCGGCCTCGTCGACCCGATCCTGCCCGCGATCGCCGAAGACCTCCAGGCGACGCCGACCCAGGCCGAGATGCTCTTCACGAGCTACCTGCTCGTCACCGGCGTGGCGATGCTGTTCACGAGCTGGCTGTCGAGCCGGATCGGTGCCAAGCGCACGCTCCTCATCGGACTCGCGCTCGTCGTCCTGTTCGCGCTCCTCGCGGGCCTCTCCGACTCCGTCGGTGCCGTCATCGGCTTCCGGGCCGGCTGGGGCCTCGGCAACGCGCTCTTCATCTCGACGGCACTCGCCACCATCGTCGGAGCCGCAGCGGGCGGACGCGCCAACGCGATCATCCTGTACGAGGCCGCCCTCGGACTCGGCATCGCGATCGGTCCGCTGCTCGGGGGTCTCCTCGGCGGCATCGGCTGGAAGTGGCCGTTCTTCGGCACCGCGACGCTCATGGCCGTCGGGTTCATCGCGATCGTCACCCTGCTGAAGACCGAGGGCCCGAAGCCCGCGCCGCTCAAGCTGTCCGCACCGTTCAGGGCGCTGGCGATCCCGTCGCTGGGCATCCTCGCGGCAGCCGCACTGTTCTACAACATCGGCTTCTTCACGCTCCTCGCATACTCGCCGTTCCCGCTCGGCCTCGATGCGATGGGTCTCGGGTTCACCTTCTTCGGGTGGGGTGTCGCGCTGGCGATCACGAGCGTGTTCGTCGCACCGCTGCTCACGGCCCGGATGCGTCGCACCTCCGTGATCAAGCTCGTCCTGCCGTTGCTGGCACTCGACCTCGTCGCGGCCGGACTCCTCGTGCAGTCCACCGTCGGCCTCATCGTCTGCATCGTCGTCGGTGGGCTGCTGCTCGGCGTCATGAACACGGTGCTGACCGAGGCGGTCATGGAGGCGACGGACCTGCCGAGCAACGTCGCATCCTCGGCCTACTCGTCGGTCCGGTTCCTCGGTGGGGCCATCGCGCCACCGGCCGCCGCGGAGATCGCGAAGCTCATCTCGCCCGCCGCGCCCTACTATGTGGCCGCCGGCTCGCTCATCGTCGCGGTCCTCATCGTGGTCCTCGGACGCAAGCACCTCGCCCGGGTCGACGGCCCGGTGGAGAGTGAGCTCGACGAGGCCATCGCGATCACCGCAGCCGACGCGAGCTGA
- a CDS encoding MarR family winged helix-turn-helix transcriptional regulator, producing the protein MTENRTHSPLHTILGDLITASHRLTRLAAQATGSSESPAVWRTLSVLTTVGPVRVGELARQSRVSQPTMTKLVQSLDERDWIKRIADVDDHRAWLIAIAPKGTAALLAWRDELTDALEPAFTDLEDDDLAAIARTVEIIQARVAVEVASELTA; encoded by the coding sequence ATGACCGAGAACCGTACGCATTCACCCCTGCACACCATCCTCGGCGACCTCATCACGGCATCGCACCGGCTCACCCGCCTTGCCGCCCAGGCCACCGGATCCTCCGAATCGCCCGCCGTCTGGCGCACGCTCTCCGTGCTCACCACGGTCGGCCCCGTCCGGGTCGGCGAACTGGCCCGCCAGAGCCGGGTGTCCCAACCCACGATGACCAAGCTCGTGCAGAGCCTCGACGAGCGCGACTGGATCAAGCGGATCGCCGACGTCGACGACCACCGCGCGTGGCTCATCGCCATCGCCCCCAAGGGGACGGCCGCCCTCCTCGCCTGGCGCGACGAGCTCACCGACGCCCTGGAGCCGGCTTTCACCGACCTCGAGGACGACGACCTCGCCGCGATCGCCAGGACCGTCGAGATCATCCAGGCCCGCGTGGCCGTCGAGGTCGCCTCGGAGCTGACGGCATGA
- the rplL gene encoding 50S ribosomal protein L7/L12, with protein MAKLSNEELINAFKELTLIELSEFVKLFEETFEVTAAAPVAVAGPAAAGGAAAEEVEEKSDFDVILEAAGDKKIQVIKTVRELTSLGLGEAKALVDGAPAAVLEGANKEAADKAKEALEAAGATVTLK; from the coding sequence ATGGCAAAGCTGTCAAACGAAGAACTGATCAACGCGTTCAAGGAGCTCACGCTCATCGAGCTCAGCGAGTTCGTCAAGCTGTTCGAGGAGACCTTCGAGGTCACCGCTGCTGCTCCCGTCGCCGTTGCCGGCCCGGCTGCTGCCGGCGGCGCTGCTGCTGAAGAGGTCGAGGAGAAGTCCGACTTCGACGTCATCCTCGAGGCTGCTGGCGACAAGAAGATCCAGGTCATCAAGACGGTCCGCGAGCTCACCTCGCTCGGCCTCGGCGAGGCCAAGGCTCTCGTCGACGGCGCTCCGGCTGCCGTCCTCGAAGGCGCCAACAAGGAAGCCGCTGACAAGGCGAAGGAAGCCCTCGAGGCTGCCGGCGCCACCGTCACGCTCAAGTAG
- the rplJ gene encoding 50S ribosomal protein L10 produces the protein MANKEASVAELTEKFQSSTAVLLTEYRGLTVAQLKTLRKSISADATYAVVKNTLTKIAANNAGISSFDDELAGPSAIAFVHGDPVTVAKALRDFAKANPLLVVKGGYFDGNPLTADEVRKLADLESREVLLAKLAGAVKASLFGAAYLFNAPLSKAVRTVEALREKQESAAE, from the coding sequence ATGGCGAACAAGGAAGCCTCGGTTGCCGAACTCACGGAGAAGTTCCAGAGCTCGACCGCCGTTCTGCTGACCGAGTACCGCGGCCTCACTGTTGCTCAGCTCAAGACCCTGCGCAAGAGCATCAGTGCGGACGCAACCTACGCCGTGGTGAAGAACACGCTGACCAAGATCGCGGCGAACAACGCCGGCATCTCGTCGTTCGACGACGAGCTCGCCGGTCCGTCCGCGATCGCATTCGTGCACGGTGACCCGGTCACCGTCGCGAAGGCTCTTCGTGACTTCGCCAAGGCAAACCCTCTCCTCGTGGTCAAGGGCGGTTACTTCGACGGTAACCCGCTGACCGCTGACGAGGTGCGCAAGCTCGCCGACCTCGAGTCCCGTGAAGTGCTGCTGGCGAAGCTCGCCGGCGCCGTCAAGGCCTCGCTGTTCGGAGCTGCCTACCTCTTCAACGCACCGCTCTCGAAGGCCGTTCGCACGGTCGAGGCGCTGCGCGAGAAGCAGGAGTCCGCGGCCGAGTAA
- a CDS encoding AAA family ATPase translates to MIQTLAISGYRSIRDTVLPLHGLDVVTGANGTGKSNLYRALRLLASAGDGDVVGSLARDGGLSSTLWAGPEHVSHAMVDGSVPVQGTRRSGPISLRLGFATDTLGYLIDLGIPQPSTTLFGRDPEIKREQIFAGALAKPSSLLVDRHGPAVRVRDGSWRPIGRTLGTSESILTEFSDADATPEVLRVRGQVRGWRFYDQFRTDREAPARAPQVGTRTPVLGHDGADLAAAVETIIESGARDRLDAAVDDAFPGSVLRVRADDGVFRLELEQPGMLRPLSAGELSDGTLRYLLLVAALLTPRPPELMVLNEPETSLHGDLLPQLARLITAASADTQLVVVSHARPLIAAMLEAGEVHEHRLVKRLGETTVEDQGLLSTPPWTWPSR, encoded by the coding sequence ATGATCCAGACGCTCGCCATCTCCGGCTACCGGTCCATCCGAGACACCGTGCTGCCGCTGCACGGCCTCGACGTCGTGACCGGCGCGAACGGCACCGGCAAGTCCAACCTCTACCGGGCACTCCGGCTCCTCGCGAGTGCGGGCGACGGCGATGTCGTCGGATCACTCGCCCGCGACGGCGGGCTCTCCTCGACGCTCTGGGCCGGCCCCGAACACGTGAGTCACGCCATGGTCGACGGCTCCGTCCCGGTCCAGGGCACGCGCCGCTCGGGGCCGATCAGCCTGCGACTCGGGTTCGCGACCGACACGCTGGGGTATCTCATCGACCTCGGGATCCCGCAGCCGTCCACGACCCTGTTCGGCCGCGACCCCGAGATCAAGCGGGAGCAGATCTTCGCCGGCGCACTGGCCAAACCGAGCAGCCTGCTCGTCGACCGGCACGGTCCGGCGGTCCGGGTCCGCGACGGGTCGTGGCGTCCGATCGGTCGAACGCTCGGCACCTCGGAGAGCATCCTCACCGAGTTCTCGGACGCCGACGCGACGCCCGAGGTCCTCCGCGTGCGCGGCCAGGTGCGCGGCTGGCGGTTCTACGACCAGTTCCGGACCGACCGCGAGGCCCCGGCACGTGCGCCGCAGGTCGGCACGCGGACGCCCGTGCTCGGACACGACGGTGCCGACCTCGCCGCCGCGGTAGAGACGATCATCGAGTCCGGCGCCCGGGACCGCCTCGACGCCGCCGTCGACGACGCGTTCCCCGGCAGCGTGCTGCGTGTGCGTGCCGACGACGGGGTGTTCCGGCTGGAGCTCGAACAGCCCGGCATGCTCCGTCCGCTCTCGGCCGGCGAGCTGTCCGACGGCACGCTCCGCTACCTGTTGCTCGTCGCGGCACTCCTGACCCCTCGCCCGCCCGAGCTCATGGTGCTGAACGAGCCGGAGACGAGCCTGCACGGCGACCTCCTCCCGCAGCTCGCTCGGCTCATCACCGCGGCGAGCGCCGACACGCAACTCGTGGTCGTGTCCCACGCCCGCCCACTCATCGCGGCCATGCTCGAAGCCGGCGAGGTGCACGAGCACCGGCTGGTGAAGCGACTCGGCGAGACGACCGTCGAGGATCAGGGCCTGCTGTCGACGCCCCCGTGGACCTGGCCGTCGCGGTGA
- a CDS encoding DUF5684 domain-containing protein: MFDTILLAADDNGRAAIEFMNAPANVFGGIIGYALFVASVWGMFEKSGRSGWTAIIPIYNWYVVVKLAGFTGAATILYFIPLVNIVFGWIVGWHIGKQFDKGTVFRIFGLILFQLIGFFILSYGSDRYLGKQVDRA, from the coding sequence GTGTTCGACACCATCCTGCTCGCCGCGGACGACAACGGTCGGGCCGCCATCGAGTTCATGAACGCCCCCGCCAACGTCTTCGGCGGCATCATCGGCTACGCCCTGTTCGTCGCCTCCGTGTGGGGCATGTTCGAGAAGTCGGGCCGCTCCGGCTGGACCGCGATCATCCCGATCTACAACTGGTACGTCGTCGTCAAACTCGCCGGCTTCACGGGCGCGGCGACCATCCTCTACTTCATCCCGCTCGTGAACATCGTGTTCGGCTGGATCGTCGGTTGGCACATCGGCAAGCAGTTCGACAAGGGCACCGTGTTCCGGATCTTCGGGCTCATCCTGTTCCAGCTGATCGGCTTCTTCATCCTCAGCTACGGCTCGGACCGCTACCTGGGCAAGCAGGTCGACCGCGCCTAG
- a CDS encoding phosphoribosylanthranilate isomerase, whose product MWVKVCGLSEASDVAAAVDAGVDAIGFVFAPGSPRTVEPERVASLLADVPESVLTVGVFRRQSVEEVSRIAGAAGVQAVQLHGDEPPEAFHELQAMGWRTLRATSAVRYASENAAERAAYAEELLLLDAPDPGAGKTFDTIALVANPPTRTWILAGGLTPENVQGLVAELRPWGVDVSSGVESSRGVKSPELIRSFVHAARTARAV is encoded by the coding sequence ATGTGGGTGAAGGTGTGCGGTCTGTCCGAGGCGTCCGACGTCGCTGCGGCGGTGGACGCCGGAGTCGACGCGATCGGCTTCGTGTTCGCGCCGGGGTCGCCCCGGACCGTCGAGCCCGAACGGGTCGCCTCGCTGCTCGCCGACGTCCCAGAGTCGGTGCTGACGGTCGGCGTCTTCCGGCGCCAGTCGGTCGAGGAGGTCTCACGGATCGCCGGTGCTGCGGGGGTGCAGGCCGTCCAGCTCCACGGCGACGAACCACCCGAGGCGTTCCACGAGCTGCAGGCCATGGGGTGGCGGACGCTCCGGGCGACCTCGGCGGTGCGCTACGCCTCCGAGAACGCCGCCGAGCGCGCCGCCTACGCCGAAGAGCTGCTGCTGCTCGACGCACCGGACCCGGGAGCCGGGAAGACCTTCGACACGATCGCCCTGGTGGCGAACCCACCCACCCGCACCTGGATCCTCGCCGGAGGGCTCACGCCGGAGAACGTCCAGGGCCTCGTCGCCGAGCTCCGCCCCTGGGGGGTCGACGTGTCCAGCGGGGTCGAGTCCTCGCGCGGGGTGAAATCACCGGAGCTCATCCGGTCGTTCGTGCACGCCGCCCGCACCGCCCGGGCGGTCTGA
- a CDS encoding sensor histidine kinase, whose protein sequence is MTTRPPVTDPTATTVDSTRRKRAPWTLRRRLMVVVVGLLALGSAIVGVASAVAVSGLLTEGVDNQLTKAAERIVDYGRNGQLPAPESLPDSGIPDGYGGGSGTREPPAFIGAPGLGPGALGAIVVDGTIVNAGYLSADGSTVPCTESQDAMILTVSAGDRPSTINLGEHLGDYRVVAVTDASGATRIIGLPLAEVASTVMQLVTLIAIMSVVVLLLAGLAAFAIVRYSLRPLDRVVATAAVVAELPLDRGEVALAVRVPESDTDPRTEVGRVGSAINRMLGHVSSALNARQASENKVRRFVSDASHELRTPLASIAGYSELAARKSDALPEDVTHSLGRIRSEAGRMTTIVEDLLLLARLDEGRELAKRPVDLTELVIHTVGDAHVAGPDHVFELDFPEEPVLVTGDASRLQQVIVNLLANARTHTPAGTTVRTGLAVASGPAGEIAVLTVSDDGPGIDPALQPNLFERFVRGDDSRSRATGSTGLGLAIVHAVVTAHHGTVRCESAPGRTVFRVELPAVATPDVLVPSAE, encoded by the coding sequence GTGACCACGAGACCTCCCGTCACCGACCCGACAGCGACGACCGTCGACTCCACCCGCCGCAAACGCGCTCCGTGGACGCTCCGTCGACGCCTCATGGTCGTCGTCGTCGGCCTCCTCGCCCTCGGCAGCGCCATCGTCGGCGTCGCGAGCGCGGTCGCGGTGAGCGGCCTCCTCACCGAGGGCGTCGACAACCAGCTCACGAAGGCCGCCGAGCGGATCGTCGACTACGGCCGCAACGGCCAGCTCCCCGCACCGGAATCCCTGCCGGACTCCGGCATCCCGGACGGCTACGGCGGTGGTTCGGGCACGCGTGAGCCGCCCGCCTTCATCGGCGCTCCGGGCCTCGGGCCCGGCGCACTCGGGGCGATCGTCGTCGACGGCACCATCGTCAACGCCGGATACCTCAGCGCCGACGGCAGCACGGTCCCGTGCACCGAGAGCCAGGACGCCATGATCCTCACGGTGTCGGCCGGTGACCGACCGTCGACCATCAACCTCGGGGAGCACCTCGGCGACTACCGCGTCGTCGCCGTCACCGACGCGAGCGGCGCGACGAGGATCATCGGGCTTCCGCTCGCCGAGGTCGCGTCGACGGTCATGCAGCTCGTCACCCTCATCGCGATCATGAGCGTCGTGGTCCTGCTGCTCGCCGGACTGGCGGCGTTCGCGATCGTGCGGTACTCGCTCCGCCCGCTCGACCGCGTCGTCGCGACGGCCGCGGTCGTCGCCGAGCTTCCCCTCGACCGCGGTGAGGTGGCGCTCGCCGTCCGGGTACCGGAGTCGGACACCGACCCGCGCACCGAGGTCGGACGCGTCGGATCGGCGATCAACCGCATGCTCGGGCACGTCTCGTCCGCACTGAACGCCCGGCAGGCGAGCGAGAACAAGGTGCGCCGGTTCGTCTCGGACGCGAGCCACGAGCTCCGGACCCCGCTGGCTTCCATCGCCGGATACTCGGAACTCGCCGCGCGGAAGTCGGACGCGCTGCCGGAGGACGTCACCCACTCCCTCGGCCGGATCCGCTCCGAGGCCGGTCGCATGACCACGATCGTCGAGGACCTGCTGCTGCTGGCGCGGTTGGACGAGGGACGCGAACTCGCGAAGCGCCCCGTCGACCTCACCGAACTCGTCATCCACACCGTCGGCGACGCCCATGTCGCCGGGCCGGACCACGTGTTCGAACTGGACTTCCCCGAGGAGCCCGTCCTCGTCACGGGAGACGCGTCCCGGCTGCAACAGGTGATCGTCAACCTGCTGGCGAACGCGCGGACCCACACGCCCGCCGGGACGACCGTGCGGACGGGGCTGGCGGTCGCGAGCGGTCCTGCGGGCGAGATCGCCGTGCTGACCGTGTCGGACGACGGTCCCGGCATCGACCCTGCGCTGCAACCCAACCTCTTCGAGCGCTTCGTCCGCGGTGACGACTCCCGCTCACGCGCCACGGGGAGCACCGGCCTCGGGCTCGCGATCGTGCACGCCGTCGTGACCGCGCACCACGGCACCGTACGATGCGAGAGCGCACCAGGACGGACGGTGTTCCGCGTCGAGCTACCCGCCGTCGCCACCCCGGACGTCCTCGTCCCGTCGGCGGAGTGA
- a CDS encoding response regulator transcription factor translates to MNIPTQAPGAARSALKRADGTAVRVLVVDDEATLTDLLQMALRYEGWEIRTAADGREALTIARDFRPDAIVLDIMLPDLDGLQVLNRLRTSGSDVPVLFLTAKDSLDDRIAGLTAGGDDYVTKPFSLEEVVARLRGLIRRSTLLAADESGPDIVVGDLVLNEDSHEVTRDGEPIELTATEFELLRFLMRNPRRVLSKAQILDRVWSYDFGGRASVVEIYISYLRKKIDAGREPMIHTVRGAGYMLKIPTVGS, encoded by the coding sequence GTGAACATCCCGACCCAGGCGCCCGGTGCCGCGCGAAGCGCACTCAAACGGGCCGACGGCACCGCCGTCCGTGTGCTCGTCGTCGACGACGAGGCGACGCTCACGGACCTCCTGCAGATGGCCCTGCGCTACGAGGGCTGGGAGATCCGGACCGCCGCCGACGGCCGTGAAGCCCTCACGATCGCCCGCGACTTCCGACCGGACGCCATCGTGCTCGACATCATGCTGCCCGACCTGGACGGACTGCAGGTGCTGAACCGCCTGCGGACCTCGGGGAGCGACGTCCCCGTCCTGTTCCTCACCGCCAAGGACTCGCTCGACGATCGCATCGCCGGCCTCACCGCCGGCGGCGACGACTACGTGACGAAGCCCTTCAGTCTCGAAGAGGTCGTCGCGCGGCTGCGCGGGCTCATCCGCCGGTCGACCCTGCTGGCCGCCGACGAGTCCGGCCCGGACATCGTGGTCGGCGACCTCGTGCTCAACGAGGACAGCCACGAGGTGACGCGCGACGGCGAACCCATCGAGCTCACCGCGACCGAGTTCGAGCTGCTGCGGTTCCTCATGCGGAACCCGCGCCGGGTGCTGAGCAAGGCCCAGATCCTCGACCGGGTGTGGAGCTACGACTTCGGCGGTCGTGCGAGCGTCGTCGAGATCTACATCTCCTATCTCCGCAAGAAGATCGACGCCGGGCGCGAGCCCATGATCCACACCGTGCGCGGTGCCGGCTACATGTTGAAGATCCCGACGGTCGGTTCGTGA